The DNA region CTGTTTTAAGGCCTGTTCCATCCACATAATATCTTGTTTCATTTTTTAAGACTATATTTTTTACCGCTTCAAGAAGGTTTTTGGCAACATGCTCAGGTTTTTCTTCCCACTCCTTCATTTCATCTACTGATTTTGTATGCCCCGAAAGAACAACTATGGCACTTAATCCTGCTGAATGTCCAGTCTGGACATCCGAAAGCCTATCTCCTACAAAAAAAATACCCTTTTTATCGCCTTTATAATTTTTCAGAACCTTTTCAATAAGCCCTGTCTTAGGTTTTCTGCATTCGCATCTGTCATCCGGTTTATGTGTGCAATAATAAAAACCATCAATCCTTCCTCCGTTTAATATTACAGTTTGTTTAATCTTTGTCGTTATTTTTACAAGAGCCTCTTTTGTAAGTGTTCCTCTTCCAACCCCTGACTGATTTGATATAACATATACCCTGTATTTTTTTTCATTAAGAATCCTTAAAGCTTTTAAAGCAGGTTTTAGTATGTGCAAATCTTTAATAGAGTTTACACATAAAGCCTCTGCAGGGTCCTTATTTAAAACGCCGTCTCTATCAATAAATATTATTTTTTTCACTTGTTCTTAAAATATTCAACTGTTTTTTTAAGTCCCTGTTCAAGTTCTACGGATGAAGACCAGCCTAATTCTTTTATTGCAAGATGTGCATCCAATGTGCTTTTTTGAAGTTCACCCTTTCTTGGCTTTTTATAATCCGGTTTTTTATTAAAACCTATGATGTGTGAAAGATTTTTATAAAGCCAATTGACAGATGTTCCTTTACCTGTGCCGATATTAAATATTGAATGCCTACCGCTATACTTTAGTGCAAGTATATTTGCTTTTACTACATCTTCCACATACACATAATCCCTTGTCTGCCGTCCATCTCCAAATATGGTAGGAACCTTTCCCTCTAACATTTTTTGTATAAATATTGCAACAACTCCTGCCTCACCATGAGGGTCCTGTCTTGGTCCATATACATTACCGTATCTTAACGCGATATAATTAAGGCAATAGATATTTTTATAATATAGCAAATAAAGTTCCGCCGATCTTTTTGATACACCATATGGAGAGAAAATATTTATAGGGGATGTTTCAGGCGCAGGTATAATATCAGCCTCACCATACATGACCCCTCCGCTTGATGCAAATATAAATTTTCTTACACTACATTTTATTGAATTTTCAAGAAGGTTTAAAGTCCCTATTATATTTATACCTGCATCAAACCTTGGGTTGCAGATAGATTTTCTTACATCTATCTGTGCCGCATGGTGAGAAACAATATCAGGTTTTTCTTTTTCAAATACTTTTTCCAGATCATCCTGAATGTCTATCTTATAAAATCTTGCCCCTCTGGGTATGTTAGATTTTTTACCCTGAGAAAGGTTGTCAATAATACTTACACTGTGTCCTTCTTCTATAAATTTTTGTGCTACCCAGGAACCGATGAACCCTGCCCCACCTGTTACAATTATTCTCATAATTCTCCAAATTAAAAATCATTAAATATTTGACGGGTCTGGAAACTCCCCGACCCGTCATATATATAATTTAAACAATATCCATAGTGTTCTTAAACCATCTTTCCAGCCTATCTTTTTACCTTGATGATAAGTTCTTCTTTGATATGAAACAGGAATCTCATTTATCTTAAAACCTTTTTTAAGAACTTTTACAGTAATTTCTGCTTCTACCTCAAAATGTTTTGATTTAAGATTTATCTGTTTAATTATGCTGCTTCTAAATACCTTATAACAGGTTTCCATATCCGTAAGTCTGGACCTGTATAAAATATTTGTAAGAAATGTAAAAAACGCATTTATTAATCTGTGGAAAAAACCTGTAACCTTTTTATTATTTAAAAAACGAGAGCCATATACAACATCTGCTTTACCATCTGTAATGGGCTGAATAAGGTGTATTATTTCTTCTGGCTTATATTCGAGGTCTGCATCCTGGATTGTGATTATATCACCTGTTGCAATTAAAATTCCTGTTCTTATTGCAGAGCCTTTACCTTCGTTCTTTGCCTTTCTAAATATTTTTATATCGGGTTTTGATGTAAACTGTTTTAATATGCTTTCTGTTTTGTCTGTTGAACCATCATCAATAACTATAATTTCTTTATTTATCGGAAGTTTAAGAAGTTTTTGTAAAACAATTCCAACGGTTTTTTCTTCATTATACACCGGAACAATAATTGATGTTTTCACTTAAATAAGGATTAAATCTCAATTTGACTTTTGTTTTATTTCAATATACTTCGCATAACTTATAAACTAATATAGCCTATGAGCATAACCTCTATTTGACAAAAACAAGCATTTTATATTTTTTATATCAAGGTTATTCTACTGTTACAGATTTTGTAAGATTTCTTGGCTGGTCCACATCACAGCCCCTGAAAACAACAGTATAATATGCAAGCATCTGCAAGGGATTGCAACAAATATCGGAGAAAACATCTCGGTAACATCAGGCAGGTATATCACATAATCCGAGATAGATTCTATATCTTTATCCCTTTCTGTTGTCCATCTTGTATGTCCGATGCCAAAAGAAGAGGGTGTATAATTTTTAATCAGTAATTTATTTAACTTTTTAAGTTTTCCACCGCTTTTTACAAAAGATATATTTCCGTTATCCAAGTATGCTATACCTGATGAGTTATATTCTCTGTACTCTAACCTTGAAAGCCCTCCTATAATTATTTTAATTGCATCCTTTTTACCAATATATCTTACTATTTTGCACATATTCTCCCTCTTATTTTAAGAGCTTGTTGCCAATACCAAAATTTGCATCAATATAAAAAGCACTGCAAAACCTATACCGAAAAATGCAAATCCCTCACCCTTGCTCTTTTTATTTTTTATTTGATATAATGCAATTATTCCAAAAACAACGGCAATAAGTCCCAATAAAATTCCCCATTCAGGTATTATTGCAGAAAAACCAAGCATAAATGAGATTACCGCATTAGAGTTGACAGAATTGGGGTCTGACACAGGAAGATTATGTTTAAAACCTTCGGGCTTATCTTCACGATTACCAAAAACTGTGACGGCAACAGAACCCAATGAAAAACATATTATGAAAAATGTTAAAAACGCACCCGCAACAGGAAGCATCTGAATAAAAGCAATAGCAATGAACTCAAGTATAATATCCATACCAAAATCCCATTCTGTACAGATGTTTCTGCCTGTCTAAGTCCGCCTGCCCCGACTTGTTTGGGGATGGACAAAAAAGATTTTCTTAACGCGCTTCCAGTTGCAACAGAAGTTCCGATAAACCCGAGTACCAAACCTGCGACAAGGATAATAAAATAAAATGAAAGAAGCAATATTCCTGTTATTGAGAAAAAAAGAAAAACTGCAACAGGTAATATTAGAAAGGTAGATAATAAACCAAAAACAAGTACCCTGCCAGGCATTTTCAATATACAGTTTCGGAAAGTTAAAGTTTGTTTTTTAAAAAAAGCCGCGACTATAATATAAAAGAATCCCGAGCCAAAATACAAATGCCCTGAATGTGGTAAATCCAAAAACGGGGCTATATTTTCTTATAAAAAGATTTGAAAATAACCTTCCTCTTA from bacterium Unc6 includes:
- a CDS encoding UDP-glucose 4-epimerase produces the protein MRIIVTGGAGFIGSWVAQKFIEEGHSVSIIDNLSQGKKSNIPRGARFYKIDIQDDLEKVFEKEKPDIVSHHAAQIDVRKSICNPRFDAGINIIGTLNLLENSIKCSVRKFIFASSGGVMYGEADIIPAPETSPINIFSPYGVSKRSAELYLLYYKNIYCLNYIALRYGNVYGPRQDPHGEAGVVAIFIQKMLEGKVPTIFGDGRQTRDYVYVEDVVKANILALKYSGRHSIFNIGTGKGTSVNWLYKNLSHIIGFNKKPDYKKPRKGELQKSTLDAHLAIKELGWSSSVELEQGLKKTVEYFKNK
- a CDS encoding glycosyl transferase, translated to MKTSIIVPVYNEEKTVGIVLQKLLKLPINKEIIVIDDGSTDKTESILKQFTSKPDIKIFRKAKNEGKGSAIRTGILIATGDIITIQDADLEYKPEEIIHLIQPITDGKADVVYGSRFLNNKKVTGFFHRLINAFFTFLTNILYRSRLTDMETCYKVFRSSIIKQINLKSKHFEVEAEITVKVLKKGFKINEIPVSYQRRTYHQGKKIGWKDGLRTLWILFKLYI